The genomic DNA CGCGACGCCGCTGGTGCGGATGATCCAGCTTTCCGGATAGGCGTCGCTGGCGAAGCGCGTATGCGGCGCGACGCGCGACAGCTTGTCCGCCTGCACCGTCGGGGCCAGCGCGGTTTCCTTGCCGGTCACCGCGTCCAGGTGCCAGAAGCCGCCATCCAGGTGGAACAGCAGCGGCAGGGCGGCGGCCGCCGGCGCCGTCTGCGCGCGGCGCAGCGGATAGCCAGGGTGCGTCTCGGGTGCGAGCACGATGAAGCATTCGGCGCGCGCGCCGTCGTCGATGCGATGCAGGATGACGCCGTGCGGCAGCAGGCCCGTCACCTCCAGCACGGCGATGCCCTTGATGCTGGCGGACAGCTCGATGCGCATGCCCAGGCGCAGCGGCACCGGCTTGTGCTTGCCGGGCCAGACGCCGTCCAGCAGCAGGCCGTAGCGCGACACGTCCTCGATCTCGAAACCATGCGAGCCGCGCCGGATGACGGCGTGGCGGCCGGACAGGCGGCGCGTCAGGCCGGCGGTGTCGATGCCCTCCGGCGTGTAATGGTGCAGCAGTGCATGCGCTTCCGGATCGACCAGCTCGAAGCGGCCGAACACGCATTCGTCCAGCGCGAACAGGCGCACGTGGCGCTGCGCGCCCGCTTCCGGCGCCGCGTTGACGAAGCTGGCGGCGCGGCTCGGGTGCGGGTGGGCGGGGCCCGTGCGCGGCATGTCGATCTCGATCAGGTCCTCGTCCCAGGCGATGGTCGAGAAGCCCAGGTCGACCTTGCCCGCCGGCGCGGACAGGTCCAGGTGCGCGATGCCGGCGTTGCGCGCGGTGACGTCGATGTCCATGCTGTCGCCGCCCTGGCCCGAGACGCGCGCGATCGACGCGTCGTCCGCCATCACGCGCACGTTCTTGTGGGTGGACAGGAAGATGCGGTGGATTTCGGTCAGGCTCGCGTCCAGGCGCGGCACCAGGATGACGAAGGTGCATTCCCACTTGCGCGCCGGCTGGCCCGGCAGCTGCGACAGGATCTGCGTGGTGATCTGGTACTGGCCATGCTCGCGGTCGCGCGACGAGAACTCGACGAACACGGGGCACCAGTCGCCGTCCACGGAGCGGACGAACTGCTGGCGCGCGGCGCCGTTCGAAATCAGCTCGGAACTGAGCTGCAAGGCCAGGCGTGGCGCGCAGTCGCCCGGCATGCCGCGCAGTTCCATCTTCAGGGTCTGGCGGCCACCGGCGGCGCGCGGGTCGAAGCCGCTGATGCGCAGTTGCGGACGCACGCGGA from Pseudoduganella armeniaca includes the following:
- a CDS encoding FHA domain-containing protein, which encodes MNKCRNTDHPHCTFWVAPGQLVCEGGHAQAAPAAGADAIGQTPGQTLAQTLGQSYGLLSAVRNARAPQASVVAALQPGEAEPSYERLAAPIRVRPQLRISGFDPRAAGGRQTLKMELRGMPGDCAPRLALQLSSELISNGAARQQFVRSVDGDWCPVFVEFSSRDREHGQYQITTQILSQLPGQPARKWECTFVILVPRLDASLTEIHRIFLSTHKNVRVMADDASIARVSGQGGDSMDIDVTARNAGIAHLDLSAPAGKVDLGFSTIAWDEDLIEIDMPRTGPAHPHPSRAASFVNAAPEAGAQRHVRLFALDECVFGRFELVDPEAHALLHHYTPEGIDTAGLTRRLSGRHAVIRRGSHGFEIEDVSRYGLLLDGVWPGKHKPVPLRLGMRIELSASIKGIAVLEVTGLLPHGVILHRIDDGARAECFIVLAPETHPGYPLRRAQTAPAAAALPLLFHLDGGFWHLDAVTGKETALAPTVQADKLSRVAPHTRFASDAYPESWIIRTSGVAYDTETAAPAEADHV